The following coding sequences lie in one Mus musculus strain C57BL/6J chromosome 11, GRCm38.p6 C57BL/6J genomic window:
- the Zfp286 gene encoding zinc finger protein 286A isoform X4: protein METRPESKESTSVLDFSKEESNRLTENTASDSDIETALECERWLEHRQRNRERYPRQMSAHRNSLPAQEDGERDVYWKSFSQKPLLTTDDRDPKGSWDVHTLGKRLKQKSKLMTKQRPYKEKKPHKCDECGELFTYRSVLIRHQRVHTGEKPYTCSECGKSFSHRANLTKHQRTHTRILFECGECKKTFIESSSLEVHQRIHIGERPYECAECGKGFNRSTHLAQHQLIHTGVKPYECNECDKAFIHSSALIKHQRTHTGEKPYKCQDCGKAFSHCSSLTKHQRVHTGERPYECSECGKTFSQSTHLVQHQRIHTGEKPYECNECGKTFSRSSNFAKHQRIHMGKKPYKCGECGKAFVHSSALIQHQRTHTGEKPFRCTECGKSFKSSPSLIRHQRTHTEEQP, encoded by the coding sequence ATGGAAACCAGACCTGAGAGCAAGGAGTCAACTTCAGTGCTAGACTTTTCCAAAGAAGAGTCAAACAGACTGACAGAAAATACTGCTTCTGACTCCGACATTGAAACTGCTCTTGAATGTGAGCGTTGGCTAGAACATCGTCAAAGAAATCGGGAGAGGTACCCAAGACAAATGTCTGCTCACAGGAACTCCCTCCCTGCGCAAGAAGATGGTGAACGTGATGTATATTGGAAAAGCTTCAGTCAGAAACCTCTCCTTACAACTGATGACAGAGACCCCAAAGGATCCTGGGACGTTCACACGCTTGGGAAAAGACTGAAGCAGAAATCAAAGTTAATGACAAAGCAGAGACCTTATAAAGAGAAAAAACCTCATAAGTGTGATGAGTGTGGCGAACTCTTCACTTACCGTTCGGTACTTATCCGACACCAGAGagttcacactggagagaaaccttataccTGCAGTGAGTGCGGGAAGTCCTTCAGCCACAGAGCCAATCTGACTAAGCACCAGAGAACCCACACTAGGATTCTCTTCGAGTGTGGCGAGTGCAAGAAAACCTTCATAGAAAGTTCATCCCTTGAGGTACATCAGAGAATCCACATCGGGGAGAGACCTTACGAATGCGCCGAGTGTGGGAAAGGCTTCAACCGAAGTACACACCTTGCCCAGCATCAGCTGATTCATACTGGGGTGAAGCCTTATGAATGTAACGAATGTGACAAAGCTTTCATTCACTCATCAGCTCTCATTAAGCATCAAAgaactcatactggagagaagccctataaaTGTCAAgactgtgggaaagccttcagccACTGCTCATCTCTTACGAAGCACCAGAGGGTTCACACGGGGGAAAGGCCATATGAGTGCAGTGAGTGTGGGAAGACTTTCAGTCAGAGCACGCACCTTGTTCAGCACCAGAGAATCCACACTGGAGAAAAGCCCTACGAATGTAACGAATGTGGGAAAACATTCAGCCGGAGCTCAAATTTTGCAAAGCATCAAAGAATTCACATGGGAAAGAAACCCTATAAATGTGgagaatgtggcaaagccttcgtTCATTCGTCAGCTCTTATTCAACACCAGAGAActcacactggggagaagccttTCAGGTGTACCGAGTGTGGGAAAAGCTTCAAGAGCAGCCCCTCCCTCATCCGACATCAAAGAACTCACACTGAAGAGCAGCCCTGA
- the Zfp286 gene encoding zinc finger protein 286A isoform X3, giving the protein MCICNVFSDMETRPESKESTSVLDFSKEESNRLTENTASDSDIETALECERWLEHRQRNRERYPRQMSAHRNSLPAQEDGERDVYWKSFSQKPLLTTDDRDPKGSWDVHTLGKRLKQKSKLMTKQRPYKEKKPHKCDECGELFTYRSVLIRHQRVHTGEKPYTCSECGKSFSHRANLTKHQRTHTRILFECGECKKTFIESSSLEVHQRIHIGERPYECAECGKGFNRSTHLAQHQLIHTGVKPYECNECDKAFIHSSALIKHQRTHTGEKPYKCQDCGKAFSHCSSLTKHQRVHTGERPYECSECGKTFSQSTHLVQHQRIHTGEKPYECNECGKTFSRSSNFAKHQRIHMGKKPYKCGECGKAFVHSSALIQHQRTHTGEKPFRCTECGKSFKSSPSLIRHQRTHTEEQP; this is encoded by the coding sequence atgTGCATTTGCAATGTCTTTTCAGACATGGAAACCAGACCTGAGAGCAAGGAGTCAACTTCAGTGCTAGACTTTTCCAAAGAAGAGTCAAACAGACTGACAGAAAATACTGCTTCTGACTCCGACATTGAAACTGCTCTTGAATGTGAGCGTTGGCTAGAACATCGTCAAAGAAATCGGGAGAGGTACCCAAGACAAATGTCTGCTCACAGGAACTCCCTCCCTGCGCAAGAAGATGGTGAACGTGATGTATATTGGAAAAGCTTCAGTCAGAAACCTCTCCTTACAACTGATGACAGAGACCCCAAAGGATCCTGGGACGTTCACACGCTTGGGAAAAGACTGAAGCAGAAATCAAAGTTAATGACAAAGCAGAGACCTTATAAAGAGAAAAAACCTCATAAGTGTGATGAGTGTGGCGAACTCTTCACTTACCGTTCGGTACTTATCCGACACCAGAGagttcacactggagagaaaccttataccTGCAGTGAGTGCGGGAAGTCCTTCAGCCACAGAGCCAATCTGACTAAGCACCAGAGAACCCACACTAGGATTCTCTTCGAGTGTGGCGAGTGCAAGAAAACCTTCATAGAAAGTTCATCCCTTGAGGTACATCAGAGAATCCACATCGGGGAGAGACCTTACGAATGCGCCGAGTGTGGGAAAGGCTTCAACCGAAGTACACACCTTGCCCAGCATCAGCTGATTCATACTGGGGTGAAGCCTTATGAATGTAACGAATGTGACAAAGCTTTCATTCACTCATCAGCTCTCATTAAGCATCAAAgaactcatactggagagaagccctataaaTGTCAAgactgtgggaaagccttcagccACTGCTCATCTCTTACGAAGCACCAGAGGGTTCACACGGGGGAAAGGCCATATGAGTGCAGTGAGTGTGGGAAGACTTTCAGTCAGAGCACGCACCTTGTTCAGCACCAGAGAATCCACACTGGAGAAAAGCCCTACGAATGTAACGAATGTGGGAAAACATTCAGCCGGAGCTCAAATTTTGCAAAGCATCAAAGAATTCACATGGGAAAGAAACCCTATAAATGTGgagaatgtggcaaagccttcgtTCATTCGTCAGCTCTTATTCAACACCAGAGAActcacactggggagaagccttTCAGGTGTACCGAGTGTGGGAAAAGCTTCAAGAGCAGCCCCTCCCTCATCCGACATCAAAGAACTCACACTGAAGAGCAGCCCTGA